In Cydia splendana chromosome 18, ilCydSple1.2, whole genome shotgun sequence, the genomic window TCGCACCAATTACATCACTGCGAGCGAGATGGATCGAGTTTATGCAATCGCTAACGTAAACGTCAAGTGTCAACTCGCGGTACGGCTACAGATGAATATTGAAAGCAGTGAAAGTACAGCCGGCGCGGCGATCAAAGCtagttacaaaaattaaattctTGTAATTgtataaatgtgacgttttcaaccaaaaggtaccactttgaCAGCTGTccataaggttgatttcaaatagaagctatatggaaatagtgccttattgacaaccgaaaATAAGTATCCTTTTGGTTGAGAAAGGCACAAATGTAGGTACTTCACGTGTCCTCCATTTTTTCGAGCTGCTCTATCTTTCGAGCGATATCGTCCGCCGAGTAGATGAAGTCGACGGTTGGTTTTTGCTCGCTCTCCTTTTGCGTTTTCTGAAAGAAAGAAAAACGCGTGAAtatagtagttttcgagtttatcgcgaacatacagacagacgcggcgggggactttgttttataatatgtattgatGTATGTAAATTGAAAACGTAATCATATCTCACCCAGAAATCCGTATACTCCGGCGATATGGCCTGCAGCTGCGCTATTCTATCTTCCATCTCCATCAGGCGCCTGTAGATGTCGGGCGCCACAGGCCCCATATTGAGGAACTTTTCTACGCTGAGGACCCGTTCTTATACATATATAGCTGTCTCACTCACCCAAAAGTCCGCATACTCCGGCGATATGGCCTGCAGCTGCGCTATTCTATCTTCCATCTCCTTCAGGCGCCTGTAGATGTCGGGCGCCACAGGCCCCATATTGAGGAACTTCTCTATATTAAGGACCCTTTCTGCGATGGCGCCCGGCAGGGGTGCGGGTTGGGGAGGGGAGGAGACCGTTTGCGGGCCCCATTCGTTGTGGACCTTGCGGACTGGTAAATAAGGATTGTTTTTGagtaaaattattgaaatatgTGAAACATTCAGTTTGTCGCCTGGCCCAGCATTGTCGCCTGGCTTACGGGGCAAAATTAACCAGGTcagacatttcaaaaatgacaatcgaatgtcagtcttactcatcgaaaatagaacacatgtttgaagtgccgcatgtgggaaatatacagggtggaaaggcacgacgatcctttccggaaatgggagatagtttagcctaagctctatattttctccatagaaactatgttaatatgggcaaccgtttctaaattatgaccttttaaacatccacgcaaaaaactactttgttctaaccctaacaggtgacagggtcaatgaacttacttgtaaacaatcagtattcgacaggaaattatgctaatttgttgccatctaaccatttttaggtctgcttacagcacggtaagaatcattgcaggattttcgctttcttagtggttccacttgttcaatacttgaatgaaatagttatgttattccttaatattaataatactaaccacaacattgtttacaacgacagttcaaatggtgacattgacaaccactcaaaagtacgcaatcgtcttataaatatctctggtttccttgactgataaaaaggttttagtttcttaacacgtttcacaaaattattttcgaataattggaaactatctaaaataattaaaaataacaagtaggttgtgttagttgcaccaaatgaacatgcaaaaatgaaatactaagaataaatcaagattaaatacttcttcaataccaaactaacaaaccttcttgcgtggtaggaaatagacaagacgtctgatgtttgaaattaaattttcattgaactatacttattgaatgtcatattcttcaaataaaaatgttagatgctcgtattgctcgtggctatttaaatttgtggggctgtgtaaaagatatggtgtaccaaaccaaacggaatgtgaaactgcggacgaaatgagacaaaggctaattggtgctttctgcgaggataaatgacgaagagcatacactatatcgcatgtgcatcgacatactcgggtacgggctgcggcggcgttgtaatacacggaggtacatttgaacaccgtatgtgaaaagaagatagtattaaatattggaaaaaagtaattatctaagaaagtaataaaattgtttgtaatatttttgcatgcatttgatttatttgacatttatgcgtcattcatacatcattgcgatactgtcaacgatcggaaaaaagtgtaaagtcccgagctttcccgacggagatccttaatctagccgtcatgtgcacatgctatagggttatcaccacagttaaaaagtagtatttttgcaatttttattttttactcaattaacgattcttaccattaccaatagtctctgtatcacttaaacgacctaatacttccgggaaggatcgtcgtgcctttccaccctgtatatccctgagcctggtaaagggttaagtagCAACAAAGTTGATCCATACATATAATGGTTATAGTTACTTTTTAAATGTCCCTTAGAGTCACTCCTCTTCACAAATTGTGTGCGCACCCTTGCACATGTATCTTCCGTCTCGCTCTCCTCTACACCGGGTATGAAGTCGTGGATGTTGCTTATGTTCACCTAAAACATGTATTGAGATCAACAAGAGATGAGCTGGATGTATTGGAGATGAGGTGGGAGGGGGCTACCCAAGCTACCCAGGACCGGAGTCAGTGGAAAAAGAAGTTTCTCGGTTTTATAGAAATTCAGTTTACCGTGTGTGCATTTTTGTGTTAGTTAAAAGCCCAAGCCATTATTGGGCATTTACTTATGTGTTTCAACATTTttttctaagcgccacttgcaccatcccactaaccggttaaaccgttaacccactgtgaaattgtactagtaaccatggtaactccacgtttaatcggttaaccccgggttactgAGTGGTGCAAGTGACCCTAAGAAAATGTTTACTGTTTTCTCACAAGAAATAATTCATTTTCCCATATTTACCTGTTCTCTCTTCCTCTCGATGAAGTTCTGTATACGTTTCTGCAGCTCTTCTGTGGACACGTTGATTTGGATAAGGTTTTTATCCACTGCCTCTGGAGGCGAGGGTGGCGTTGGGTCACCtgcaaaaataaaacaagtacTTATTATTACAAGTTACCCCTTTCtaaggcagagggaatatatttcccacaatGATATTGAACTATTCAGAagtgatagggttcaatttataaggcagagggaatatatttcccacgtGGTATTGAACTCTATACAGaagtgataaggttcaatttataagtcagagggaatatatttcccacaatGATATTGAACATTATTCAGAAGTTATAGGGTTTTTTGCAGTTTCTGACACCTTTATTCCTGTTAAAGGGTTAAAGACAATAGAGCCTATTTTCCTGGTCGTATAATAATTAGGTGTATTGCCCCTGTCTCACGATGTTATATTACAGCCAGTGTGGGACCGCCACAAACGGAACTTAAGCTGTAGGCAAACACCAAAATTGTAGCCATTTGATTCACCTATGTTTTTTATTTCGGGTGGGTACAGTAGACAACTGAAACTTGTTTTACCTCCATGTATCGACTGACGGTGCCTATACTTGTATATTACTAATCTGACTTGATATAACAAAAAGTAAAGGTCATATCTAAGTACCTAAAAGTAATACttagattattatttatttgttgaaTAAGGTGCAAAGGAAGCGGTTCCTTGTTATACTTTATGCTTATATAACCTTCTACAGTAATGTAAAACCTACGCTGTATACAGCATATAATAATGGTGTCAATATTATAGCTAGTCCACATCACATTCGAGCATTCCTAAACAATGCTACTACGCATATGCCACGTAGGTATTTGTAAGTTTGAATGTCTACTATGAACTGCCGGACATACCAAAGTAAGTTCAGAGACATATAACATAAGGGATCTTCAAAAAATACAAGGTGACGTAAACTGCTCCTACGCAAGTAGTCACGtacttatctatttatttacctgCTGCACTACTATTTTTCAACCAAATATGAACAGCTGAATCCGAGTGTGTTTTCTCTTTACTCCATTGGTAAATAATtgctatgtaggtacctactgttacATTGAATAACAACTTAATACGCAGTATGAAATATGATCCTCAGTCTATTACCTAAAGGCAAATGAATTTAATGGAAAACATCATTTTAGGGTAGGTACAATAAGTACAActctaaataaaaatacaaaacacgTAAACAACAAagaatttatttcaaaatatttcatctactaataataaaacaaccagtgcaacaattacaaaaaatatgttctactttgttcagtaggtaaataattat contains:
- the LOC134799348 gene encoding molybdopterin synthase catalytic subunit, encoding MDHLKLTVDKLSVDAVSEQVVDDSCGAVSIFVGTTRDNFEGKKVLRLEYEAYEPMALKAMKAICDEVRSKWSAVHSIAIYHRLGNVPTREASVIIAVSSPHRRDSLDAVSLCIELLKAKVPVWKREVYADAAPAWKENRECDPTPPSPPEAVDKNLIQINVSTEELQKRIQNFIERKREQVNISNIHDFIPGVEESETEDTCARVRTQFVKRSDSKGHLKIRKVHNEWGPQTVSSPPQPAPLPGAIAERVLNIEKFLNMGPVAPDIYRRLKEMEDRIAQLQAISPEYADFWVSETAIYESEQKPTVDFIYSADDIARKIEQLEKMEDT